The DNA window CTACATGTACTACtatctttttcagttcttgaaGGCTGTCATAACACCAGAGTTTCTTCTGATACTAGATTATCGTAATTTAAATCTGGAACACTGGCTCATCAATGAACTAGCGTCTCAGCTGGCTGGGGAAGGTCAACTAGTTACATATTCCCTGCCCTTTGAATTCCGAGCCATAGAAGCAATCCTGCAGTACCGGGTGAGCTATATCGTTTTTATTTCAATTGTTTTGAAAGTTGTTGCTACTTAGGACagtatgattttctttttgcattaatatttaTACATCCACATTTGTATATGTATTCCACACTTACTGTAGgagctctttttttgtttttagcttttgttggtttagtttttatggttttgtgtgtatgtgtgtttccATTCCCTTCCCAAGAAAGTGCTAAttgaaaagttcatttttggaacaacttTCATAAGGATGTGATAGCTTCACCATCATTTGGACAGATAAAAAACAAGTCAGAATACCTACCTTTCTAGAGACGTGCTTTAGGTGAGATAGATGTCACACAGAAGTGCTGAGGTTTTTTGGCCTCATGGGCAGCAGTCAGATCATGAGTTCTAGCTAGCCTTAAAAACCTATGCTTGCTAATGCTAATATGACACTGCTAGACAAACAGTGTTTTAGCTTTATCAGCCTTGTTGTCCCTGGGTTTCAGTTCAGTGCAAATCACTTttataaaattctgtattttgcacTGGCTTTATCTTGTAAGTGGTATCCCCATGGCAGGTATTTCCTGGGCATTGGAAAGCAGATTGTGTTAACTGCCTGTTACTGTGAATTCTGTGTTCAGAGACAGGAGTCAGTTGCCCAAATCATTCTAAAGGGATTGCTTTAATTCTTATAAAGGATCATGTTGTTATCTAGATCAGCAAACTGCAGGGGAGACTTAACACTTTGCAGCCTCAGATCCTTGAGACACTGGAAGCTCTAGTGGACCCCAAGCTTTTGTCTGTGGATAGGAGTAAACTACACATTCTCCTGCAAAATGGCAAGAGGTAAATAAGAGTAAGCTGTGAAGAGACTAGAAGATGACCATAGAAAATTACGTGCGattaaatgttagaaaaatGGTGTCTAATACGAATTTTCTAGATCATTGTAATGCTGGGTTGTGCATCTTATTTGTAAATGCAAAAACCGGTATATGAAGTACCTAGTGATatggggaaaaacagaaaaagggaaatctATTCTGAGTTGTCAGAAATACAGTCGAGCTTCTTAAGTAGCATCTGACAGAACAAAATAATACCTAAGAGAACAAAATAACATCATGAAAATGTTCCCCATAATGTAAAACAAGATTAGCCTTTGGATCTATCTATGCTTTAAGTTTACTAGTACTAATACGCTGGTACCTTTGTGTATTTGCCTCTCTGATATGACGGTGCAAATGTGCACTCCCTGCGTGCTCACGGAGTGCTTGTTTTTTCTGACTTAGGAGTATATCCAGAAAACACATCTGAATCCCTTTCAGCGTGTGTCTGTAGTTTGCTGGTCCCCAGACAGATCACTGCCACTGCTAAGTGTGTGGCCTGTAAGGAACTTTTTGAAGGAGCTCTTAGAACCCCACAAGGAAGTCTTCCCTGGCTGCTCCATCTGGCGAGGGTGCTGGCTGGCAAACTCATTTAGAGACTACCTTTGTGTGCTGGTGCCAGTGGGGATTACTTGACCTTTTGCCTGTTCTTTCTTCAGCTTGTCAGAACTGGAAACAGATCttaaagttttcaaagaaacaattcTGGAGATCTTAGATGAAGAAGAAGTAATAGAAGAGCTCTGTCTATCTAAATGGACTGATCCACAAGTAttgtatgtatattttgaaaccacatacttttttaaaagtctgttttgtttaaGGACAACTTGAGCACTAAACTGTGTGTTCCCtgccaaaaagcagaaagaaaaagactttctgattttattttttttttaagccctaATGCTTATCGCTTCAGAAATCATTGTATTTGATTGGAGAGGGGCTCCACTAGTACTAGTCATATTAGGCAGCTTCAAATAGTTCTTGGCATTGCAGGCCAGCTTATCTAGTATGTAATGGGATGGGAGCAGGATgtaggaggagaaaaagcaaatgctatttttcagtacaaattaACACTTACTGGgagaattttcttcagtttcaccaaaaaaagcagcacattttaAAGCTTGCCTTGAATAGATCAGATACCACACTTCTTTGTTAGAAGTGTTCTGAACACCTTGCTTCTAGCTTCTTGCTCCCCAGCAGGGAAGAGGCCCTGGAGCAATCTTGTTGTGCACCTGAAGAgcagcatttcaggaaaaaaatgtacatgcAGAAATTGTCCTATTGCACGCTCTCTCTGATGAAAGaccacacacagcagcagcactggtcACCTtaacaaaaactgaaaagcaaaaagataatGTCCATCAGATCCCAGTATGTTTTGGGCTGAATTGCATTTAAATCTTGGGCATACAGACATGTTTTACTTTTAAGTAAATaacaaaagctgcttttcaaggTGCTTTGCAAAGTTGCCGAGTAATACTTTTGCCTAACCACGCTGCATGTGGGTATTAATACTGCTCACAGAGTAGCATGGGTTTGAAatcaggagattttttttcgCCCTGCAGAGCTTAGTCTAAATGTGCAGCAGAAACTCTGCGTTCCAGAAGTGGTCACCTTACACTCTCATGTCAGGAGAAACCTGAAGTCATCCCCTCTTGCAGACATCACCAGTGCAGACGGGTAGGAGAGCTGGTGGGAGGTTTTGTGGAGCTGGAGCCATGCTGCAGGATGTAGCGAGACAGTCTGTGCACAAGGCACACGAGGAAACGCTCGCCACGACAGCGCGTTTGCAGGCCAGCTGGATGTGTGTGGACCCAGGGTTGATGCAGGTGATGCATCAACTCGATGAACTCAAGAAGCCTGAGAAGGTGTGGAGGAACCCAGTTAGGCCCATAGGTGTCATCAGAGATCATTTGCAGCAGGGGTGGTGAGCTGAGCCCATAAAGATGAGACAGACATATTTTTGTATGAAGGGATGGCAGGCTGTCAAAGACTCATGAGACAGATGGAGGCTAATTAATGAAAGCAAATCAGATGGCAGTTGTTTTCAAGTCCTTATGCCTGTTGTTTCCCTTTGTATATCCACAGAGGAGCCGATGTAAAGATACTCATCAAATAGGACCTTGAGCTGAATCTGTAATGCGGCAGATAGTGCTCTAAGGCTTTCAAGTCCACAACTCCTCTCATGTGCGTGCAATAAGACCCTCAAGGTCTGAAGGGCTTTACAGGCAGCTTAACTCAAGGCTTCTGCCCCATAAGAGAGAAACTAGAGGCTCTGTTAAAGGTCCCCAGGGAGCTTACATGGGTTGATTCTTAAGACATATCACTATTTTCTTGGAAAACCATTTCAGAGGGGTTCCTCTAACAGTCAGCAATGCCAGGAGGagattctttaaaaagtttagTCTCTAGAGAAATGAGGTCatactacaaaagaaaaaatgatgaagaaTCTTCCTGGCTTTGCTGCTACTTTCGAAGCTCTTGTGGATCTTGAGTTCCTTAGCTTTTATCTACACAGTGAACAATCCAATACACTGCCAGAAACCTACATACCTGTTCCAGCAAAGGCTGCTGTGCCAGCAGTCTGACCACGAAGTAAGATGAAAATGTCTCAGACTTAGGAGAGCAGCATCTTCCCTTTGACACCTACTCTTAGGCTGCTTCATGCTCCAAAAACCTTTTTGCAGTAATTACTGTGTATAGCTGAAACACCTTACTACTAAACTATTTTAATATACCCCTAAAACATCTCCTTCACTGTGTAATTGTTTGTGTGTTGACTTTTGGTTATGTTTTATTCTTGGGAGTTTTTGACTGCACTGTTACCAGGTTCCACCACTTGAgggcaccaaaaaaaaaaatctcctttcaaAAATGTCAGCACTTTAGAATAACTTTATAATAATACAAACATTTATAGtaatatataaattttatattatttataaattttctaGCTTTAtaactttttaatatcttaaaaaGTAAGATTTGTGGTGTTGTGCATGCCTTGAGCACATCAAATGCTGACTGCTCTACTCAAAATAATTGACTGCCTGTGCTGATAGAtacaaaaatatgccttttattttaagctgtTGGTATTGATTCCTCACTGAAAAGGTTGGATTTTGAGATCTAGTGTCTAACAGCACTCTTGTTGGCTCTCCTGCACCACTCTTATGTGCCTTATCTTAACACATCAATGATATGTTTCTGTACAACGTGAAGCTaaccagaaaaatatgaaatattgcTCACAGTGAGGAGAGTACGTCTGGGATTGACCATGCAGAGGaaatggagctgctgctggagaactATTACAGACAAGCAGAAGATCTTGCAAATGAAGCTCGAGAACTCAGAGTACTGATTGACGACTCAGAAAGCATTGTCTTTATCAACCTGGACAGGTTAGCTACCCTATCTATTGGCACTGCCAAAAGCTGAGCAGAACTTAATGTTGCCTGGTCTTTCTCAAATCACTGTGTACAAGGAAATTCCATCTTCATGAGAGTTTGAATGAACTTGCAGTCACAGTACAAGAAGCTGCATTGCACTTTCATCGGTGAACTGgataaagcaaagcaacaagACACTTGTCTAGCTAGGCATCAGTTTTCACTAGCAGAAGAAACCAGGCTTCTTCAAGGTCCTTCAGGGGAGCTATGTGCTAGAGGAAATATCTGCAAATTTAGgggcaaaataaaattctactCAGGAAAGTTTGCTCTTAATTCAGCAAAACTGAAACTCTTTTTAAGAGGCTGGCCAGGCTATTTGGTGTTCAGTACAACTTGCATTATTGCTCTATGGAGTGATAGAAGAATTAGTAACTTCAGAATGagtattttctctctgtgtgcTACAGTTTTCACCACTAGCCAgctttcttactgaaaaatcaTCAGCCTGCATTTGCAAGCACATGCCACTCTCTGTCTCTGAGGTCAGTGTTTAatattccttttcctctttactGGGGAGTTATCTGTAGAAGCAATTGGTGGATTCTGCATCAGGAAACCACAAAAATCCTTTTGGGGAAGACTCGAGTATGGAATTCTCCAAAGCACACTCAAGTTTATAGTCCACAGCATTTACTGACTTTACTTCTTTGTAAATATATTCATTTGCAAGGTAACAGTAAATTTTTGTTGCTTGTGAATACAGACATATAAATTCAGCCAGTTAGTGGTAGCAGAACACAAATTTCCTTGGAAATTTACTGCTACTCTGTGTATATACACTTCTAAGAAGAGAGCGATGCCGGAAGGTCTGCTGATGATTAAGCACAACCTGCTGCCTTAGAGGTATCCTGATGCAGCAATTTCAAAATGATAGCCTCTTTACACTACTGTTTTGTGAGTTTTGTTACTGGGTTGCCTAATTCCAGGATGACTTCCTCTGTTTCACTGTTTGGTTTTAGGGCATGCTGTATGGAATTTGAGAATTTAGGCAGCAAATCAATTTTTGAGGTCTCCTTACAGATGTTTCTCCCTTCTTTAGCCACCGTAACGTGATGATGAGACTGAACTTGCAGCTGACTATGGGgactttctctctctctctctttggaCTCATAGGAGTTGCATTTGGTATGAACTTGGAGTCATCTCTTGAAGAGGTAAGGAACGAATGCTGCTTTTATCAGTGACATAAAATGTCACTTGATCTTACACTGCATTTTATAGTGAGTACAACTCAATTCTTTCCATAGGTAAAGCTCCAGATTTATATTAGTGTGTGAAGTAACATAATTTAGTCCTTAAAACTAAATTACGCTTAGTCCCTAACATAATTCATGTGTTAGGGCAGTCACTTTTTTGTAAGCAAATTGTGTTACGGCTAACTGCACGttattgcaggtttttttgtctgtgtaatgtccacagaagaaaaacaggaagacaAAATTATGGTTGAATCAGGACCAActataaaacaatatttaggTTTCTCTCGTGGTCATCTGTTCTACTCAAAAGCCCAATTTTGTCTTCCAGATACAAGGATACCTGGCAAGCAGCCAGGGTGTTTCCAACACACCAGAGGAAATACGCTACTACCAATTACATGGTTATAGCCAGACTGGTGGGGCTACAGGCTGAGGGTACAAATTTACAATTGCAcatgctgtctttaaaaaaaagaaaagaaaaaaaaagacttcttccTTTCCATGTTCATTGGAAAGGTTGAATTTCCAAActgatggaaagaaaactgcatgGGACAGTAACAGAATACACTAGAGTGATtcctaaataaaatgtttggtaTGAAACAGCCCTTTTCCCAAGGTAGGGCTTGGCTGTTGATGGTAAAGTTTACCGCTTCCTCCCATAGAGGATGAGAGCACTGGTGGGAAGTGAGAGATCGCTTTTCTGAAGAGAGAGTTGCATGGCTAATGGGAATGTTCTGTTGGTAGGACCCCAGAATATTTTGGTTGGTGACGGGGATTATGTTTCTGGGAAGTGGTCTGATATGGCGGcgcttgctttccttccttggGCGGCACCTAGAACCTCCATTACCTCCTCATGTACGTATGGCTGCCTGGGGTTTCTGCTTCAGACTCTGCATGTATGGTTAATTTCTAAAGCAGGAGGTAAGGCGTTGTAGGGGGGTGGGCTACAGAGCATGGGGGAATTCAGCTCAGCGGCTGCTCCCTGACATGGCAAAGGAGAAGGTTCTCTCTAGCTGGATTGAACTTGGTGGGAAGCCCAGCACTGGCAAAGATACACTTGAGCAGTAAGACACAGCTCACTGTGCCCAGAAGTGAAGCTGAGGCTGATGGTAGAAGCTGCCCCAATTGGCTCTCAGCTGCCACAGCAGTGTGTTCATAGTGAGGGACATCGAGGatgctgccctcctcctcccacccacaTGATAACTCTGGGACTGTGGTCTCTGTCTCATACAAGAGAAGGTAAAGACAAAAGGACAATGAGAACAGGTACTAGCTGTAACATCTCTGGAGAATGATGCCAGGGTTGGGGTGTCCTGACTGCCAATACGAAGTTTGCAACAGCTCATGTGCACACCAGTCATCTTTGCCATTGATGCTGATGGCATTGTAGAGCCCAACTGTACCAAGCTGTATGGAGATTTCCAAGGAGACCGTCTTCAGATTAGCGAGATACTGTGTGGGTCGTTTCCCTGTTGACTACCCTTTTCTGCCGGAGCTTGTGGGACTGTGTTGTCCACCTCTGTTCTGTGCTCTGGTGTTTGTAACAGGGAGGTATCAATGGATTCAAAAGTTAAGTTGCTGCAAGTGACAAAAGGAGAGAAACGGAGACCCAGATAAactccccttcttccttcccctcccttgcCACTAAGAGGCAGATGGAAGTAGTTTGTTGTGGATTGTTCATCGTGGCTACAGCTAACTGGATTATCCTCAAGGGTTGCTCAAAGCCAACTCCAGCACATACTGACTGCCTTGGAGAAACGTACTGAAAGGGATTAAGGAGGGAGAAGCCAGAGGTAGCATTCggaaaataaagaagagaaaaatcagggtTCAGCCTCTGTGaagctttatttccttctgccGCATATAGAGCAGCTTCTCGTGTAATTACAGACTACTTTCTATCTTGCCTAGGTTCCTGCAGTTctgaaaaaatcccaaccaacAGCTGGAAGAGTGGAGATAAAGAACAACcttaaagcagaaacatttggGCTGAGCAGAAGCACATTAACAAACCAATAGGAACAGCAGGAACAAAGGGACTTTTTTTGTTACAGCGTGGACTTGGGACACTTTCCTTGCAAGAATTTCTAAATttgttaatttatattttgtgcCAAAAACCTATAGTGAGATTTTAATGCTTACAcacaaaaggagagaaacacaAGGGAAAACAGTGACGTGCTTTCCACGGTAATCTCACCTCTACCCCACGTATGTTCCATTAGTTTTGTGTATCATATACGTGTACTTATTTTTTTGGGCTTTCTCATTTCAAGTGCTTCTGTCAAATACTTTACGTAATGGCCTTTCTTAAAGAGAACAGTATTTTCAGCTTCAAGGATGACAGCAGTCAGCATTCATCAATAATTCTGGTTCTGAGCTGCAAATTCAGGAATCTGACTtcaaatatcaaagaaaaagcTACCTTTTGAATGGATTTTTAAGGCCCTACTTAATTGCAGAGAACagattttccaaagcaaaaagcatACTTGCATCTCTTGTGAAGCATCACCTCTAAATTGGCACTAACCAGAGATAATAGTTTCCCGTATTTTAAGTGAGCAATAGCAGGCCTTGAAATGTAGCTGCTTATCTTGGGTATTCCTTAGCAATTAATTTAGGCCCCAAATGTATGCAGTTTTAGTAACAAGGAAAGCGGGCCTACTGATAATGCAGGCCTGTGTTTGCTATCTGCCCTCTTGATAGAGCTTCAGTTTAATGACTCCTCACGTCGCCACAAGGACTGATTCAAATGCTGGTAACCATCAACAAACCAGTTGTTGATTTCCCTTGAGCTGGgctctgctttctgtcttctccCCGCAAGAAGACAGGACAATGCACGGACTGGTGGGCACCACAGTAAGTAGCCAGGTTAGTAACGGGTGTGGAAGCCTGGTGTCTTGTGATGGACTAAAGGAAGGAGTAAAATTCTTATGCCCACTATTAGTGTTTTCTCTCAGGATTTATTGCTGAACTCTAAGGGCATAGTTCCCCACTGGTTTCTCTGTAGAAGGAGCATGAAATCTTTCTAAATTGAGTCACAAACTGTCTAGTTTttgtttgggtctttttttaacctctctGTAACATACACTGAGTAGCTCCTTAGGTCCCACCAGATAAATCACTGTATTGGCAGGGGTTGGAAAAGACAGTAACTGAGGCTGTGAACATTTTTACTCAGGACTAACAActcaaaaatggaaatgaaaaaggtaCAGAAATTAGAATTATGCAGGCCTGTGATCCTGGTTTGGTtgtatgtaattattttcaaacagttgTTCTTGCTCTGCATGGGACTTCAACTACAGATAAAAGGCATGAGAAGGTGAAAAAATTAATGGCGTTTGTAATGTGTTTGAGATTTTTAGCTGAATTTTTTGCAGCCTTTTTGCTTAGCAGGtagaaatacataaaacttCTGAACTGAGTaatccagcagaaaaaacaatggCTCACATACACACCTTGGCCAATAAGCCCCAGGAACGCCCAGTGCGTGAGGGGCTGTGGATGCTGATGTTTTCAACCAAGTTGTAGTTGCATTAGGCCAGGATTGAAATGTGTCAGTGCAGCTGTTTGGGAAGCTTTCACATAAGCTTTCCAAGCTCTGTCTTGTGCAGAGAGGCTCCTGTGAACTGTATTGACTCCTTTTCCTGTACATAGCTGACTTACTTAAAGCACAATAAAAGCACTGACAGACACATCTTTTACGAGATTGCCTTTCTCTCTACAGACACATGCAAACACTTAATGGTTTTCTTACAGTTTCATCAAAATGTATTCAGGTGCAATAAAATTGCTCTGAGGTCAAacctagaaaaaaacaaagccagtgGAGGCTGTATGTTCAGAATGGAATTGCTCCAGAACATGCTggtttcattaattttcatttaaaaaggaaaactttttacTCTGCCCTTATAAATACACTGCTCGTTTTGCCTCACACCACAGTTCACAGATTTGTAAGGTAAGTACTGTGCTCCCAGTTCCATCAGTTACTTTCATAAAGCTCAGATTTTAAACTTTCTAAGTGTTCTGCTATTTGGGCAAGTCAAGTCCCCAAAATAGATCTCAGAATG is part of the Balearica regulorum gibbericeps isolate bBalReg1 chromosome 2, bBalReg1.pri, whole genome shotgun sequence genome and encodes:
- the MRS2 gene encoding magnesium transporter MRS2 homolog, mitochondrial; protein product: MLRAGLLPRALGRRRGAARGCCCAPRGWAGGGSRLRAVLGLPPGQGRPAAVSVPPGARALRWAGKFYQHATTEASQATLASVSPVFAVMKFDKEGNTTYFEKKKTELYQELGLQARDLRFQHLMSIATRNNRIIVRMEFLKAVITPEFLLILDYRNLNLEHWLINELASQLAGEGQLVTYSLPFEFRAIEAILQYRISKLQGRLNTLQPQILETLEALVDPKLLSVDRSKLHILLQNGKSLSELETDLKVFKETILEILDEEEVIEELCLSKWTDPQVFEESTSGIDHAEEMELLLENYYRQAEDLANEARELRVLIDDSESIVFINLDSHRNVMMRLNLQLTMGTFSLSLFGLIGVAFGMNLESSLEEDPRIFWLVTGIMFLGSGLIWRRLLSFLGRHLEPPLPPHVPAVLKKSQPTAGRVEIKNNLKAETFGLSRSTLTNQ